Genomic segment of Syngnathus acus chromosome 10, fSynAcu1.2, whole genome shotgun sequence:
TGGACGAGACCTCGCCGAGCATGTCCGGTTGCTGCGGCGACGACTGCTCGTACGAGATCCTGAGCCGGCGAACTAAACACGGCGAGGCGTCGGTGGGTCACAGCCACGGCGGCGGCCACTGCGGCGGGTGCTGCCACTGATGCTTTGGCCTCGAAAGGCAGCGAGGGGCAAAGTTGTGCAAAAGTTTGAGCTGCCTCCTTTCTTTGTCCCGGGCCACGGAGGGCAGAGTTTTTGGTCCCACGTCTCGATGTTACAGagtgacatttgtgtttttctgctgTAAAATTGACATGCAGTGTGAGCTCCTGTTTGTTTCGTCCCCCTTCCATCATTTCCTTGCTATCCATGACAACAAGCAATTGTTGTGTCATTGTCACTGAGAAAGATCAGAAGCCAGGCGAGCCTTTGCGAAACATCACCTTGTGATCTCGGTGAGTTCTGCCTCATCGTGGCATCACTGTAAACGCACATCCTGCCTTTTGTTTAGCATGTGCTCCGTGACGATTGAACGATTCTTTCTGTGAGTTTGTCTTAAGTACGAAAAGTGTGCCACAAAAAAAGCTGCTTTTGAAACTTTGCAGCAGCTCGATACTAAATCCTCTTTAGGCTCACAGGGCAGTTTCTTACATGGAACGATCTTACAGGAACTTGCATTACGATAAGTCCTTGCCAACATGCCTTTTCAACAACAACCGCACCCCCTAAAATCCCAGGCTTTAATTTTGAATGAGCGAGAAGTAGCTGGTATGTTTATAAAGCCGACAGGGTAAAAGCGTTTCGAGTGCTTGTGGCATTCTGTTTTAACAAGACATCCAAGTTCTTGTGAAAAATTGTAGTTGCAATCAAAATAGAGCCCAGGACAGAATCCCCTCATGGCCTGAAAATATAAGTGGTGTTTGTAAAAGTTGACACACCTTCCAAATAATCAATTTTATGTACTATGACTCCTAATTTGTTACTGATGTGTAGCTATTATGACGAACCCTTTTCTTGATCTCTTCTATCCTTCTGTATATAACATAAATGTGCTCTTATGGATCCCACGTTGaagcaaaacactttttggaaCATGAAACTTTCACGTGAACTGACTTGATGAAACCTGAGACTGAGACCTACTGATGCAGCCATTCACAATCATGTAAGGGAACACAAAGTCATTCCGCCTTgtcagtgttttgtttgtatccTACACATTCAATAAAGCTGTTTCTCTTTTCTTAAGACACGTTTCCATTACTTATTTACTTAGTCGTTATCATTAAGTTAATGTGAACGGCACTTAACTTTCATGTCGACTGTTTCGCTGGGACTTCTTAACGTGTGACACCCTACCCGGAAGTGGTTGGAAAAACCAATCCCAATGAATGGGTTTTCTCATGAAGGGTTTCGTGACACGAATGATGTGAAGTGTTCAAGATCTTGCAAAAAGCATCCGCTAGGATCATCTCTATGTACGTACATacgtaaatgtgtttttattttgtgcaaaaacGTCCTGCCAAGATAGCTTTCGCAAGCTAGCTAGCGTTAGCGATGATGCAGTTCGCCACCCGTAACGtcaaatttgtttatttactcaTTTTGCCGTGGTTCTCTTTTGCCTTTCTGAACTTCGTCCAGATTTATTGGAACGTTTCATCATCTTTACATCCGTTTTAAGTCATTTGATTGTGcacctaataaagtgtcctCTCCACATTGTGATGTTTAGGCTACGATGGCCACGAGGATGAGGCTGAAGCTGAAAACGGTGTTTGTGCTCTACTTCCTGGTCTCTCTGCTGGGTCTCATCTATGCCCTGATGCAGCTCGGTGAGCAGACTTCAGATTCTTACCGGTCTATCTTGTTCCAGACCACATGCTGAATGGATATGCTTGTACTCCCCAGGTCAACGATGTGACTGCACAGAACACGATATGCCCAAAGATCGAACAATATCTCGACTGAGGGGGGAGCTGCACCATCTTCAAGAGCAATCAAAGAGGTTGGAAGCCAGCAGGCAACCCCAAAAAACGTCTTCCCTGACTACCATCTTTGTCATCACGCCGACTTACGCCAGGTAGCCCCTCCCGCTCCCTTCAGTTGTTACAACTCAACCAACAGATGACCTTCTTGTGCTGTTCCAGGCTGGTGCAAAAGGCTGAGTTGACCCGCTTGTCCCACACGTTCCTGCACGTGCCCCAGCTCCACTGGATCGTCGTGGAGGACTCCCAGCACAAGACGCCGCTGGTGGGACAACTCCTGGCCAAGTCCGGCTTGGCCTACACGCACCTCCATGTGGCCACCGCCAAGGAGCGCAAACTGCAGGAGGTGCAAATCTTTCACAAATGCAATTGGAGTTCAGGTTTGGGTACAGGTGATACTAAACCCAACATCCACACCCTTCCCTTCCCAGGGGGATCCGAGCTGGCTCAAGCCTCGCGGTGTGGAGCAGAGGAACGAGGGCCTGCGCTGGCTGCGGGAGGACAGGAGGGCCCAGACGGTCGGACACAGCCAGGAAGGGGTGGTCTACTTTGCCGATGACGATAACACGTATAGCCTGCAGATATTTGAAGAGGTACGCACGCTGACGCATACGCGTACCATTTGGGTGGCGCAGTTGGAAAAGAGAAATGTCTCCCACTTTTGGGCTGCCACTGATGATGTTGTCGTCTCAGATGAGGAGCACTCAGCAAGTGTCCGTGTGGCCCGTGGGGCTGGTCGGTGGGATGAAATACGAGAAGCCCGTAGTGGAGGGAGGAAAGGTTTGTCTCTAACTCAGCAACACAAtatgacaaatacaaaatggatTATATCACTGGATCATTCTAATAATTAGAAGACTTACTGAGTAATATCAGAAACTCTTTTTTTGAAGGGATGGTGGGGGCACCATGGCTATATAATAAAGAATCCATTTTGCCGTCATTGCTTTGCAGGTGGTCCGCTTTCACGTCGGCTGGCGTCCAAGTCGTCCCTTCCCGATGGATATGGCCGGTTTCGCCGTGTCCCTCAAGCTGCTCCTTGCCAACCCGGACTCTCGTTTTGATGGCAACGCGCCAATAGGcttcctggagagcagtctccTGCAGGACCTCGTCACCATGGACGAACTGGAGCCCAAAGCGGACAACTGTTCCAAGGTGAGCGCTTTTGGGAGGACGCCCTTAAATATCCTAATGCCGCAATATTTTTATGGTTTCGCAGGTACTTGTGTGGCACACGCGCACGGAGAAGCCCAAGATGAAGCGTGAAGATGCTCTGCAGGCTCAGGGTTTGGGTTCCGATACGATGGTGGAGGTCTGATAAGAACggacggacacacacacacacacaatggggAGTCGACCGAGTACGTGCTGTTGGTACTCCCAGTGGAGCTCCGGTTAAAATTCATGCATGACTTTCTTCTTTTGCATGCCATCCACACTGATGCCTTGAAATAGAATCTCTTTGCGTCCCCATCAAACCAAGTCCAGTAGAATCCAATCAGACAAGACGTCTAACTCACATAAAGCTCCAGTAATAAACCAAGAGTTCCCCTGAGCATCGTTCAGTGCATAAAATAGAACAAATGGAGATGAGTGATGGCTGTGTGTATacaatgtgttatttatttattgctgtaaTATTTGCTTCTTGCATTGTATGCCATGTCATTGACAAATAAAGTCGGTCAAATGTCGCTGTTTTTTGATGCCATTTCTATTAGGTGTATTTTCTTTGGTTTTGTTCAAGTGGAAACATACACATGGAAGTCCAAGCTACCGCAACAACGAATATCAGGTACATGAAATTTATGTATCAATTAAGTTATGACTTTTGAAGGTCTTAATATTACAGTAAATGACTCATTTTCGCTTGTGCTTTATTGACACATTTTAGGTTGGTGGAAAGCATCGCTATCTCAACTGCAATTTGAGTCTGCTTGACGGTCGTCATGGAGATCTGATTTCACTACGGTGAGATTTTGTTGTGTGTACCTGAGCTGTTTGCATGTGGCCGACACACGTGCGTGCACACAACGCCCAACTCCCTGTGTTGACATTCGTCATCtagtgcgtatgtgtgtgtttggggcgGATCGCCAATTCCAACCTCCCGAGTTATTCATTTGCCCACGCGATCACATTCTTTTGGACATTTTGGTTTATcgacaattattatttatttgtggtgAACCTCaggtttttttaattgcattccTCCAACAAAGAAAGCCTTCTCAAAAGTCTGTCAGCTCGGAAACACGTTTCGCCATTtaaacgcacacaaacatttaaagACGCATTGAATTGACTTGGCCGGTTTGTCCTACCTCCAAACGATCCCGACCAGGAGATAGCGTTGAAGATTGTATAACTAATCTCTCCCACCGATTCCCGCCCCCTTTGCTTTTTCTCCAGAGGTGAACACAAGAGAAGCGCACACAGATCAAACCGGGAGGATGACCATCAGCAAAGAGTCCAGGAAAAGTTCTGCGCGGGGTTCCCTCCGCGCCCCCAAGTTCCTGGACAAATCCGGCGGCTTCTACGACCGCCTGGATGAACCAGAAAGTGCCCCGCTGACAGACAATTTGGTGGCGGACGCAGAGAGGGAAGTGGACGACGGTGAGACCTTCATGCGGCGGACACCCAGCGGCaggtggaggagaagaagctCCAGGAGGAAGCAGAAGCAGGCGCTACCTCTGGAGAGCCCCCAGGTCTTGGAGGGACACCAGGCCCCCGACCGGGGGGACCGGCTCACGCGCGTTCCTTCCCAGGAGGATGCCGACGACCGGGTGCTGATCCGAGACAAGACAAGGATGAAGAGGGAGCAAGAGGTAGTCATGAAGGTGGTCAAGAGGAATTCGATGAAAGCATATCGTAAGGTGAGACGCAATCCTCGGACtagatttgaacatttttggaaactGCATCAATCAGGTACCATTAAGAAACGCCTTAGACAATATGGTAGAAAACTTTATTTCAATTAATGTGGAAATGTTTGGTTGCACCTGTAGACAAGGTATGTTTACACACTTGAGAAATAAAACTGTCGACAGAAGGTTCCCCGCCAACAAACACGATCCTTGGTGgaggtaataaataaattccatCCTCGCATGAATGCCCCTTGGTTAAACGTTAAACCCTCAAAGGTTACGTAAGCCTCTTTTGTGGAGGAAGGTTTACAAGACTGGACTATGAATCTATGCCCTGCCATGTGGAGCGGGGCGGAGGTGTGTCAGCCACGTACTTATCTTGATGTCAGTCACGCTCAGTGACGAGCAAATCATTCACCTGAACTCGCATTCatctttcttattttttttcccccccctcagGCTGTCGACCGAGCTTTTCGGAGAGGCTGGGAGGCGTTTGTGGCCAACATCTACAGCGTGACCCTCACGCCTGTCAATCCGTCCCAAAAGAAGCATCAGCATAATGTCGTGCTGGCCGAGTTCCAGTAGAAGCTCAGCGATAACGATTTAGCTAATCATGATGCCGTATCTCCCATTGATGGCATGATGCTGATTATTTATTGGAAGTTATTTGTTCATTATGTCAGGTTCACTATTTGGAGTTTTTCCACAGGTTTAGcatgatgaaaacacaaaagtgtcGATGTGTAACCttcaaaaaaagcaatgacTTAATAGTGGacccattttgtcatttatttcaagaGAGACATTTATATCAGACTGTAGCCACTTGGTGTTCcggtggacttttttttttgtccatgagGGGCAAAATAGAGAGATAAAACCATTGATTTAaaagcaatttgtttttttttgttttttattatatgtTAAGTGATATATTTATGTGCAATGTTAATTTGGTCTTGATGGTATATAAAAAGCATTGACTGCTAGTGCAAACATTGAAACAGGTGATGCAGAAAAGAGAGTTATGATTATAAAAAGGGTGAGGCTATGTTTAAATGTGATTacatattttagttttattacTTGATCGataagattttcttcacattgtCACGTTCAACATTCAGTCCTCCACTCCGCTGTCATTCATCCTCTCATCCGATAGATGGCAGTAGTTCGCTTCCGTCCAAAGAGCTTTAGAAGAAAAATGTCCCTTCTGTTGATACATGCGACATATTTCGAGAATTATGTCAGTTATATgcacataaatatataaacaataCTTCTGTGACGGctctagcaaaaaaaaaatattctaccATCAACCGTTTTTCGGCAAGCGttggggatttaaaaaaaaaagttgagaaatGGGCGGAGCCACGtggtgtgtgtatataaacCGGAAGCAGCCATCTTTTCGTCCTCTTTCTTAGCTTCCGTACGACGAGGTAAGAAGCCgattgctttcttttcattatgGATTCCCCCGCAAGTAGTCTTAGAATCCATTTAGAATTGGATTGTTCCGATGGATACTTTATCTAACATTGGGGAATTATCTTATTTGCTCAAAGCTGGCTTCGTGTTGGCTAGATTTCAGTGGGCCGATGGCGCACATTTTTCGTCCTGTATACTCGTTATAATTTCGACCTATAAATTTTTTGTTAATGGAATTATTTACATATCTTTAGAAATGTAATCTAATTACACCTTGAAAGCGTTACGTCGGAGTTGAACCTTTTTGGCTCGTTTTGGCTTTCTTTCCATCGTCTCTATGATGATACTTTTCACAGACCTGTACTGACTGACtgtgattgcacttttttATTCTGACATGAGACAAGTTTTTTGGAAAGAATTAAAAAGATGTGCTTTGGTGCCGTTTTACCAGCGTGTTGTCCACATGGTTGATGCTAAAGCTAGCACCTCGTGCTTCTGTCTTGCAGATGCAGCGTGTTCGAGAAGCTACGTTAGCATCAGGTATTGCTGCTTTTAAACTCGGtacacaaatatttaaatgatgCAATGAAGCATTATTAAATGagccttttgtgttttcagaTGGAGAGAATGCAAGAAGCCGATGGTATTTATTACCACTTTTTCCCAGCTGTACTTATGATTTGCTTTGCGTTGTCATGCTGCAGTGATGTGAACTTTGAACTCTCTCACTGACTCAACTGGATGAAAATGTATCGAATGCTGAGTTGCATGGAGCAGTTGTAAACGTAATGTTATCGACTATAAACTGTTTTAATGCAAATTGTTTGTTTCCCCTCCTCTTGCAGGATGGTCTTCTGATCTAAAGgtaattttaattatttccaAAAAATTACCATGGCTGCTGTGATGAATTCTAGAACTCTCTCTGGCTGAATTGGTCTTTGATGATATTCAATTTATGATTCTGAGCAGCTTTCTTTGCCTCCtataaagtttattttttagatTATAAATTTCCCTTGTGTTTGCAGATGGGAAAGAATTTCTGGAACTGTTGGGTCAGACGTTGACCAACTCATGATGAGGTGTGGCTTTGATTTGATAGGAAATGTACatttgctggtttgaaatgatgattttttttgacaagCATATGGCTGAAATCCATGATGCCAAACTGGATTCTGATTTTACTTGGCTAGCAGACTCTAAATCTCATTGCACGAGTGCACTTGAACTGAGATCGTTTTCTTTTGTGGCAGCTGCAAAATGACAAGAGGCACGACGCAGATGACGCGTCAAACGTAAGTGCTTGAATTACTTTTAATGGGTGCAATGATGAAGAAACTTAGCTCACTTTGATTTGCAGTGAAACGACAAGAACTCCTGAGCACCCGCCAGGCCTCTTTGTACATTTACCCATACGAGAATGGAACAGAAACTAAAGTCTTTGTCTTTCAACAGGTTGAAGGTGAGTCGGTGTGCAAAAGGCTCATTGGTGCTTGTCTGCTGACAGTGATGAGACAATATTGGAATCTCGTTCGTCTGAGTACTGATGAGAAACACTAATCTGACAGCAATCGTAATTGAATAGTCACAATTGGAAGTGCCCCCTGCCAAacctaacttttttttttttccccgttcCGGCAGGTTTGACAAGATTTGGTGCACGGCAGCCACCAGGTGAGCAGTAAAGCACACGCAGGTCAACATGGTCAGTGAGTTTCCTTGGTGatgtcacacacgcacgtctTACGCCATGTGTTGACGCCAGACCTGTAAAGGGGAACCCACtggtgttgccatggcaagaAGGGGACAGCTTGTTGGAGTTTCCAACAGTCTGAAAGGAAACTTGCTGTACCGTGTTAACTCGCTTCTTGATGTCAAATGTGGCTAATGAGTGTTGTCTTTTCAGATGGCAGGCTGGAGTGACATGTCACCGGCTGGGACGTTTGAATTGCCTTCATCAGCcatgtttgtatgtttttttttaatatgtaaatatttttgggtTTGCAAGAAGTGATTATTCATGTTACCGCCCCAGTCTGAAATTTCATGACTGATTGGTATTGTATGATCTTGACTAAaagaaatgtttaaaaaattaaGAGTTGTATGTTTCTGGCAATGACTGGAATTCCTTTTCTTCCGCAGACTGGAGTGACTGCTTTGAAGATTTAAAAATAGCATCGCAAATTTTCCCTCACATatgaaacacatttgaataaaattggggaaaaaatcctaacctgttttgttttgcgtcTTCACTTTTGATTTATCAAGGGACAGTAGTCAACGTTTACTATTATCTGCTGCTCTTATCTAGACTGTTCTGGTTAATTTTGCATTATGAAAAATTTGAGAATTTATATTTCGTAATGTTGAATCTACTAAAGTTGATCAACTTAATTCATGTACTATCACTGCCTTTCAGATGTATTTAGTCACATGGCTGAAATTGACTTCATTCAACGTCATTGAATTTAACTGATTCACTGTATTTCCACAAATGCGGTTTTAATCTTTGTCATGTTTATGGACAGGCAGGGGGGGTAGAACAGACTGGACAGAATATTCAATTTCCcttaaaagcaaattttgcAGTCTACTtgttaaagaaagaaaagtacTACAGCCTAAACAAATTACAAAGTATTGTCATTAAACAGGAAACTTGTCCTCAAAGTTCAATAAATTAACATTTCAGTCAGCATTGAAAAGTCTGGCAGAAATATCCTCCAACAGCCAGTCCATTCCTTCCAGAAGGTTCTGTCCCGTCACTGCGCTGCATGCCATAATGCACCAGTGATGGTTCTTGATGTCATCCAGGCCCAATGTCTGAAAGTAAAACAATCGCATCCATCCTCTTTACAGAATCGCGGAAAAATAAGGCTTACCGCTTGAATTGCTTCTTCTGACAAGGCACCAGGTAGATCTTGCTTATTTGCAAACACCAACAACGTAGCGCCGAGTAACCTCTGCGTAGCACAAATGACAAATCAAATACAGATTGAAATTGAGCACAATATAGGTGTTAcctcctccagcagcagcttgTGGAGCTCCTGCCTGCAGTCCTCCATGCGTTGTCTGTCCGCGCTGTCCACCACCCACACGAGACCATCGGTGCGCTCAAAATAGTTCCTCCAGTAGGAGCGCAGCGACTTCTGTCCCCCGACGTCCCAAATGTTCAATTTGTAGCTACAACCACAATAGGAAATATGTTAAATGGGGCATTCTGACGTCACTGACACAACACCACAGATGATCTGATGCAGTCTGTGAATTGACATGACCTAGATGATTTTCTAATCCAGATTTCTTACTCTCTGTGCTCCAACGTGATGATCCTGAAGCCCAACGTAGGTGGGATGGTGCTGATGTCCTCGCCATTCAACCTTTTTACGACGGTCGTCTTTCCGGCGTTGTCGAGACCTCTGCACGAGCCAAGTCAAGGAGGAGAACCTACTCATCCCACATTGCAATGCTAATTCAGCCCTAAACACAAATGCTTCATCGCGTGTTGATACAAGAAAACGTTAGCATCAAACAGGATACAGAATCAGTAGTCGCATCTCCCGCTCTTTCTGCTTCATCTTCTTCAGAATTGTCAGCAAACCCATCGCGATGCCGTCCTGCTGGACCGATTCTGgatagtatttttgtttgtttttttagaaatCGCTTATTTTCTTTTAGGCGTGATGTTTTGAGTTGCTCGCGCATAGACGCGGAAGTGGTAGACTAGGGAACCGCCCCTTACGCGACGTCTATTGGTCAAATTGGCACTTGGAGCACGTTCATTGGTCAAAGCTTTTCCGGCTGACCCACTGAGGTTGGCCAATGTGAACGACGAATTTTATGTTGCGTTCGTAACACTGGGAATTTTGTCTTCCTTTAGTTGCATTCACAATGGGTTTGGAATCGGGAAaatttgtcttaaaaaaaagggtaCCGCTTACAACGCTAGGTAACTTAAGTAatattaccttttttttttttccaaataaaagtttttttatttggatttttttccgcTGTCATTAAATCAAACATACTCACAGCAATGCATGTGTCGCGTTTCTAATGAAAaatagattattttttattgcttattgttatttgggagtttaaaaaaactacAGTGTGCTGACGTGCTCGGCTTAATTCGACACACAAATTGGAAATAATGACGTTGACTCAACACGCTTCTTTTTCTGTCCCCACGTCCCAGTCGTTT
This window contains:
- the sb:cb1058 gene encoding uncharacterized protein sb:cb1058, coding for MTISKESRKSSARGSLRAPKFLDKSGGFYDRLDEPESAPLTDNLVADAEREVDDGETFMRRTPSGRWRRRSSRRKQKQALPLESPQVLEGHQAPDRGDRLTRVPSQEDADDRVLIRDKTRMKREQEVVMKVVKRNSMKAYRKAVDRAFRRGWEAFVANIYSVTLTPVNPSQKKHQHNVVLAEFQ
- the b3gat3 gene encoding galactosylgalactosylxylosylprotein 3-beta-glucuronosyltransferase 3 — its product is MATRMRLKLKTVFVLYFLVSLLGLIYALMQLGQRCDCTEHDMPKDRTISRLRGELHHLQEQSKRLEASRQPQKTSSLTTIFVITPTYARLVQKAELTRLSHTFLHVPQLHWIVVEDSQHKTPLVGQLLAKSGLAYTHLHVATAKERKLQEGDPSWLKPRGVEQRNEGLRWLREDRRAQTVGHSQEGVVYFADDDNTYSLQIFEEMRSTQQVSVWPVGLVGGMKYEKPVVEGGKVVRFHVGWRPSRPFPMDMAGFAVSLKLLLANPDSRFDGNAPIGFLESSLLQDLVTMDELEPKADNCSKVLVWHTRTEKPKMKREDALQAQGLGSDTMVEV
- the arl2 gene encoding ADP-ribosylation factor-like protein 2, with the translated sequence MGLLTILKKMKQKEREMRLLILGLDNAGKTTVVKRLNGEDISTIPPTLGFRIITLEHRDYKLNIWDVGGQKSLRSYWRNYFERTDGLVWVVDSADRQRMEDCRQELHKLLLEERLLGATLLVFANKQDLPGALSEEAIQATLGLDDIKNHHWCIMACSAVTGQNLLEGMDWLLEDISARLFNAD